A window of Mercenaria mercenaria strain notata chromosome 16, MADL_Memer_1, whole genome shotgun sequence contains these coding sequences:
- the LOC123539774 gene encoding SCO-spondin-like isoform X1, which translates to MRYNTHMAIFHPIAILTVALTVFGRAASLECYNCSGVTNLRKCNTKVTCEDKQVCFKKREYTEHVSYDLGCVDNQNCGDFANFTSGSGVSAMKMDGGQTQPCFECCSTNNCNFRLCGYKDSSECVDDAKTDCAYLNSLFSICKLINQAKKLCPKYCKLCNVVDGNWSPWSNWSDCDVTCENGTQIRTRSCTDPAPQYGGLDCPGNDTDTKSCHREPCPVHGGWSTWSLWSLCSESCDIGIRHRDRSCTEPYPSLFGDHCFGNSREYKKCMPGACADGGWSMWKNWGSCTESCGGGVRTRSRSCTNPRPSLTGRSCEGDNTDVSTCNRTACPEYNVAFTAYNVHRNSSSYATLLFQKTYTNFGNAYDTTTGKFTCNIPGVYHFVVTLLKCFQDINKVFADLKINGSNKLQLFLRPKNNNYNEAYMLTGAGTFHLNRNDVVHVHGVPNYFYNSYNSYFTGFLITPDE; encoded by the exons ATGAGATATAATACACACATGGCCATCTTTC atCCCATCGCTATTCTTACAGTAGCTCTAACCGTATTCGGTAGAGCAG CGTCACTAGAATGTTACAACTGTAGTGGCGTGACAAACTTGCGTAAATGTAACACCAAAGTTACATGTGAAGATAAACAG GTGTGTTTTAAAAAGAGAGAATACACTGAACACGTTTCGTATGATTTAGGATGTGTCGACAATCAG AATTGTGGTGACTTTGCAAACTTCACTTCTGGATCCGGAGTATCTGCTATGAAAATGGACGGAGGCCAAACACAGCCATGTTTTGAATGCTGCTCCACAAACAATTGCAACTTCAGACTCTGTGGATATAAAGATT CTTCTGAGTGTGTCGATGACGCAAAGACAGACTGTGCGTATTTGAACTCCTTGTTCAGTATCTGCAAATTGATTAATCAAGCGAAGAAGTTATGCCCAAAATACTGTAAACTATGCAATGTGG TGGATGGGAACTGGTCACCTTGGTCAAACTGGTCAGACTGTGACGTCACATGTGAAAATGGAACACAGATTCGAACTCGGTCATGTACAGACCCTGCTCCACAATATGGTGGTTTGGATTGCCCGGGAAATGATACCGATACAAAGTCGTGTCACAGGGAACCTTGCCCGG TTCACGGAGGTTGGAGTACCTGGTCGTTATGGAGTTTGTGTTCAGAGTCCTGTGACATTGGAATACGGCATCGTGATAGATCTTGTACTGAACCTTATCCGAGTCTCTTTGGCGACCACTGTTTTGGGAACTCAAGAGAGTATAAAAAATGCATGCCTGGAGCTTGTGCAG ATGGCGGTTGGTCAATGTGGAAAAACTGGGGGTCATGCACTGAGAGTTGCGGTGGCGGAGTACGAACACGGTCAAGGTCATGCACCAATCCACGCCCTTCTTTGACGGGTCGGTCATGTGAAGGAGATAATACTGATGTTAGTACGTGTAACAGAACAGCGTGTCCTG AATACAATGTGGCATTCACAGCGTACAATGTACACAGGAATTCGTCAAGCTACGCTACCCTCCTGTTCCAGAAGACCTACACCAACTTTGGAAACGCGTATGATACCACCACAGGGAAATTTACATGTAATATTCCTGGTGTGTACCATTTTGTTGTGACTTTATTAAAGTGTTTTCAAGATATTAACAAGGTATTTGCAGATTTAAAAATCAATGGTAGCAATAAGCTTCAACTGTTCTTACGCCCTAAAAACAATAACTACAATGAAGCATACATGTTGACTGGTGCTGGTACCTTCCATCTGAACCGGAATGATGTCGTACATGTTCATGGAGTTCCTAACTATTTTTATAATAGTTATAATTCTTACTTCACTGGGTTCTTGATAACTCCAGATGAATAA
- the LOC123539774 gene encoding adhesion G protein-coupled receptor B3-like isoform X2 — protein sequence MMLFSFKASLECYNCSGVTNLRKCNTKVTCEDKQVCFKKREYTEHVSYDLGCVDNQNCGDFANFTSGSGVSAMKMDGGQTQPCFECCSTNNCNFRLCGYKDSSECVDDAKTDCAYLNSLFSICKLINQAKKLCPKYCKLCNVVDGNWSPWSNWSDCDVTCENGTQIRTRSCTDPAPQYGGLDCPGNDTDTKSCHREPCPVHGGWSTWSLWSLCSESCDIGIRHRDRSCTEPYPSLFGDHCFGNSREYKKCMPGACADGGWSMWKNWGSCTESCGGGVRTRSRSCTNPRPSLTGRSCEGDNTDVSTCNRTACPEYNVAFTAYNVHRNSSSYATLLFQKTYTNFGNAYDTTTGKFTCNIPGVYHFVVTLLKCFQDINKVFADLKINGSNKLQLFLRPKNNNYNEAYMLTGAGTFHLNRNDVVHVHGVPNYFYNSYNSYFTGFLITPDE from the exons ATGATGTTGTTTAGTTTTAAAG CGTCACTAGAATGTTACAACTGTAGTGGCGTGACAAACTTGCGTAAATGTAACACCAAAGTTACATGTGAAGATAAACAG GTGTGTTTTAAAAAGAGAGAATACACTGAACACGTTTCGTATGATTTAGGATGTGTCGACAATCAG AATTGTGGTGACTTTGCAAACTTCACTTCTGGATCCGGAGTATCTGCTATGAAAATGGACGGAGGCCAAACACAGCCATGTTTTGAATGCTGCTCCACAAACAATTGCAACTTCAGACTCTGTGGATATAAAGATT CTTCTGAGTGTGTCGATGACGCAAAGACAGACTGTGCGTATTTGAACTCCTTGTTCAGTATCTGCAAATTGATTAATCAAGCGAAGAAGTTATGCCCAAAATACTGTAAACTATGCAATGTGG TGGATGGGAACTGGTCACCTTGGTCAAACTGGTCAGACTGTGACGTCACATGTGAAAATGGAACACAGATTCGAACTCGGTCATGTACAGACCCTGCTCCACAATATGGTGGTTTGGATTGCCCGGGAAATGATACCGATACAAAGTCGTGTCACAGGGAACCTTGCCCGG TTCACGGAGGTTGGAGTACCTGGTCGTTATGGAGTTTGTGTTCAGAGTCCTGTGACATTGGAATACGGCATCGTGATAGATCTTGTACTGAACCTTATCCGAGTCTCTTTGGCGACCACTGTTTTGGGAACTCAAGAGAGTATAAAAAATGCATGCCTGGAGCTTGTGCAG ATGGCGGTTGGTCAATGTGGAAAAACTGGGGGTCATGCACTGAGAGTTGCGGTGGCGGAGTACGAACACGGTCAAGGTCATGCACCAATCCACGCCCTTCTTTGACGGGTCGGTCATGTGAAGGAGATAATACTGATGTTAGTACGTGTAACAGAACAGCGTGTCCTG AATACAATGTGGCATTCACAGCGTACAATGTACACAGGAATTCGTCAAGCTACGCTACCCTCCTGTTCCAGAAGACCTACACCAACTTTGGAAACGCGTATGATACCACCACAGGGAAATTTACATGTAATATTCCTGGTGTGTACCATTTTGTTGTGACTTTATTAAAGTGTTTTCAAGATATTAACAAGGTATTTGCAGATTTAAAAATCAATGGTAGCAATAAGCTTCAACTGTTCTTACGCCCTAAAAACAATAACTACAATGAAGCATACATGTTGACTGGTGCTGGTACCTTCCATCTGAACCGGAATGATGTCGTACATGTTCATGGAGTTCCTAACTATTTTTATAATAGTTATAATTCTTACTTCACTGGGTTCTTGATAACTCCAGATGAATAA
- the LOC123539774 gene encoding thrombospondin-1-like isoform X3, with protein MRYNTHMAIFHPIAILTVALTVFGRAASLECYNCSGVTNLRKCNTKVTCEDKQVCFKKREYTEHVSYDLGCVDNQNCGDFANFTSGSGVSAMKMDGGQTQPCFECCSTNNCNFRLCGYKDLDGNWSPWSNWSDCDVTCENGTQIRTRSCTDPAPQYGGLDCPGNDTDTKSCHREPCPVHGGWSTWSLWSLCSESCDIGIRHRDRSCTEPYPSLFGDHCFGNSREYKKCMPGACADGGWSMWKNWGSCTESCGGGVRTRSRSCTNPRPSLTGRSCEGDNTDVSTCNRTACPEYNVAFTAYNVHRNSSSYATLLFQKTYTNFGNAYDTTTGKFTCNIPGVYHFVVTLLKCFQDINKVFADLKINGSNKLQLFLRPKNNNYNEAYMLTGAGTFHLNRNDVVHVHGVPNYFYNSYNSYFTGFLITPDE; from the exons ATGAGATATAATACACACATGGCCATCTTTC atCCCATCGCTATTCTTACAGTAGCTCTAACCGTATTCGGTAGAGCAG CGTCACTAGAATGTTACAACTGTAGTGGCGTGACAAACTTGCGTAAATGTAACACCAAAGTTACATGTGAAGATAAACAG GTGTGTTTTAAAAAGAGAGAATACACTGAACACGTTTCGTATGATTTAGGATGTGTCGACAATCAG AATTGTGGTGACTTTGCAAACTTCACTTCTGGATCCGGAGTATCTGCTATGAAAATGGACGGAGGCCAAACACAGCCATGTTTTGAATGCTGCTCCACAAACAATTGCAACTTCAGACTCTGTGGATATAAAGATT TGGATGGGAACTGGTCACCTTGGTCAAACTGGTCAGACTGTGACGTCACATGTGAAAATGGAACACAGATTCGAACTCGGTCATGTACAGACCCTGCTCCACAATATGGTGGTTTGGATTGCCCGGGAAATGATACCGATACAAAGTCGTGTCACAGGGAACCTTGCCCGG TTCACGGAGGTTGGAGTACCTGGTCGTTATGGAGTTTGTGTTCAGAGTCCTGTGACATTGGAATACGGCATCGTGATAGATCTTGTACTGAACCTTATCCGAGTCTCTTTGGCGACCACTGTTTTGGGAACTCAAGAGAGTATAAAAAATGCATGCCTGGAGCTTGTGCAG ATGGCGGTTGGTCAATGTGGAAAAACTGGGGGTCATGCACTGAGAGTTGCGGTGGCGGAGTACGAACACGGTCAAGGTCATGCACCAATCCACGCCCTTCTTTGACGGGTCGGTCATGTGAAGGAGATAATACTGATGTTAGTACGTGTAACAGAACAGCGTGTCCTG AATACAATGTGGCATTCACAGCGTACAATGTACACAGGAATTCGTCAAGCTACGCTACCCTCCTGTTCCAGAAGACCTACACCAACTTTGGAAACGCGTATGATACCACCACAGGGAAATTTACATGTAATATTCCTGGTGTGTACCATTTTGTTGTGACTTTATTAAAGTGTTTTCAAGATATTAACAAGGTATTTGCAGATTTAAAAATCAATGGTAGCAATAAGCTTCAACTGTTCTTACGCCCTAAAAACAATAACTACAATGAAGCATACATGTTGACTGGTGCTGGTACCTTCCATCTGAACCGGAATGATGTCGTACATGTTCATGGAGTTCCTAACTATTTTTATAATAGTTATAATTCTTACTTCACTGGGTTCTTGATAACTCCAGATGAATAA